One window of the Pelmatolapia mariae isolate MD_Pm_ZW linkage group LG15, Pm_UMD_F_2, whole genome shotgun sequence genome contains the following:
- the LOC134643337 gene encoding angiopoietin-related protein 4-like — translation MKMPQLLILLATILVHAAVGFPTDRRGREKQASWDDVNVVAHGLLQLGLGLKEHVDKTKAQMGDINAKLKAFNGTVAELERKQQEQDEALKARSEGPEESQRLAELTEEVKKQTVDLNSRMEWLQGALTERMLDSNDSGHSGVPVIQLLLAQNKRVDQLEEKLKLQQDKLEKQSLQLQALQNKISHKRVKAHRRKHEEMALRGEAQQIHTESGLTGEGDDLLLRGQRASRDRRSRREQLKKQAASFSTAAERESNYLNAGHLKMTPPSPNH, via the exons ATGAAGATGCCTCAACTTCTCATCCTCCTCGCGACCATTTTGGTGCACGCAGCAGTCGGTTTCCCCACTGACAGGAGGGGCCGGGAGAAACAGGCCTCGTGGGACGATGTAAACGTGGTGGCCCATGGCCTCCTCCAGCTCGGCCTGGGGCTCAAGGAGCACGTGGACAAGACCAAAGCTCAGATGGGCGACATCAACGCCAAACTAAAGGCCTTCAACGGCACGGTGGCCGAGCTGGAGAGGAAGCAGCAGGAGCAAGACGAAGCTCTGAAGGCCAGAAGCGAGGGACCAGAGGAGAGTCAGAGGCTGGCGGAGCTGACTGAGGAGGTGAAGAAGCAGACAGTGGATTTAAACTCCAGGATGGAATGGCTGCAGGGAGCGCTTACAGAGAGGATGCTGGACAGCAACGACAGCGGTCACTCAGGAGTCCCAGTGATCCAG ctgctgctggctcagaACAAACGCGTGGACCAGCTGGAGGAGAAACTCAAGCTGCAGCAAGACAAACTGGAGAAGCAGAGTCTGCAACTACAAGCACTGCAGAACAAG ATTTCGCATAAGAGAGTAAAGGCGCACAGGAGGAAACACGAAGAGATGGCACTGAGGGGCGAGGCTCAGCAGATCCACACAGAATCAG GTTTGACCGGAGAGGGTGATGATCTCCTCCTACGCGGGCAGCGAGCCAGCAGAgacaggaggagcaggagggagCAGCTCAAGAAGCAGGCGGCATCCTTCTCCACGGCCGCAGAGCGAGAGAGCAACTATCTGAACGCCGGTCATCTAAAAATGACACCGCCATCCCCGAACCATTAA
- the LOC134643446 gene encoding dipeptidyl peptidase 9-like isoform X2, whose amino-acid sequence MHRVKRPKIEDKTEDGEVSVRAALAGMTGVDELSDSTEVVEMEDVSSTQFQVEKHSWDGLRKIIHNSRKNTGVVINKAPHDFQFIQKDESSPHSHRIYYLGMPYASRENALLYSDIPKKIRKDALLVLSWKPMLDHFQASPHHGGFSREEELLRERKRLGVSGITSYDYHRPSGLFLFQANSSLYYCRDGGNSSFITSPMNPTEITSQNSGTRMDPKICPGDPSFIGFINNNDIWVTSIETGEEKRLTFCHKGIDNPKEDPKSAGVATFVTQEEFDRFTGYWWCPAAREEADGGKTLQVLYEEVDESEVEIIHVPSPALEERKTDVYRYPHAGSKNPDITLKIAEIRTDSQGRIVSTQEKELPVPFNSLFPRAEYITRAGWTKDGRYAWAVMMDRRQQNLQLVLLPPELFIPAHQDEAKRRESLEALGDSVHPFIIYQETSGIWINVHDIFHPFIQTSDDEITFITVNESKTGFCHLYKITSVLQRGSHHWAKGYTHSEDDFKCPVKEEVMVTSGEWEVLANHGAKRSSSPQIWVDEAAKLVYFQGTKDSPLEHHLYVVSYDSPGEIVRLTKPGFSHSCSVSQTFDMFISHYSSLTTAPCVHIYKLNGSDSDPLHKEPQFWASMMESSAFPLDGTPPEIFSFTGKSGFELYGMLYKPEKLVPGRKHPTVVFVYGGPQVQLVNNSYKGVKYLRLSTLASLGYVVLVIDGRGSCQRGLKFEGAVKDRMGQVEIEDQVEGLHYIADKYKFVDLSRVAIHGWSYGGFLSLMGLIHRPDVFKVAIAGAPVTLWMAYDTGYTERYLDTPEKNQRGYEACSVALHVDKLPNEPNRLLILHGFLDENVHFFHTNFLVSQLIRAGKPYSLQVYPNERHSIRCPESGEHYEITLLHFLQQNL is encoded by the exons ATGCACAGAGTAAAGAGGCCGAAAATTGAAGACAAAACAGAAGACGGCGAGGTAAG TGTGAGAGCAGCACTGGCAGGCATGACCGGGGTGGACGAGCTCTCAGACAGCACAGAGGTGGTGGAGATGGAGGACGTGAGTTCCACCCAGTTCCAGGTGGAGAAACATTCGTGGGATGGCCTGCGGAAGATCATCCACAACAGCCGCAAAAACACCGGCGTGGTTATCAACAAGGCACCGCACGACTTCCAGTTCATCCAGAAAGACGAGAGCAGCCCGCACTCTCACCGCATCTACTACCTTG GAATGCCTTACGCCAGCAGGGAAAATGCGTTACTCTACTCAGACATTCCCAAGAAGATCCGCAAAGATGCCCTGTTGGTTTTGTCTTGGAAACCAATGCTGGATCACTTTCAG GCCAGCCCTCACCACGGAGGCTTCTCTCGGGAAGAAGAGCTGCTGCGAGAGAGGAAGCGTTTGGGGGTGTCTGGCATCACCTCCTATGACTACCACCGACCCAGCGGCCTCTTCCTGTTCCAGGCCAACAGCAGCCTGTACTACTGCCGTGATGGTGGGAACAGCAGCTTCATT actTCTCCGATGAATCCCACAGAGATTACGAGCCAGAATTCAGGCACACGTATGGACCCCAAGATCTGCCCCGGTGACCCCAGCTTCATCGGGTTCATCAACAACAATGACATTTGGGTGACTAGTATTGAGACAGGGGAAGAGAAGAGACTCACCTTCTGCCACAAAG GTATCGATAACCCCAAAGAGGATCCTAAATCTGCCGGCGTAGCCACTTTTGTCACCCAGGAAGAGTTTGATCGCTTCACTGGATACTGGTGGTGTCCGGCTGCTCGTGAAG AGGCAGACGGCGGGAAAACTCTACAGGTTCTCTATGAAGAGGTGGATGAGTCTGAGGTAGAGATCATCCACGTCCCGTCTCCGGCTCTGGAAGAGCGCAAGACAGATGTGTACAGATACCCACATGCAG GCAGCAAAAATCCTGATATCACCctcaaaatagcagaaatacgAACAGACAGTCAAGGCAGA ATTGTCAGCACACAGGAAAAGGAGCTACCTGTTCCCTTCAACAGCCTGTTCCCACGTGCAGAGTACATTACCAGAGCCGGATGGACCAAAGACGGCCGATA cgCGTGGGCGGTGATGATGGACCGACGGCAGCAGAATCTCCAGCTGGTCCTGCTGCCTCCTGAACTCTTCATCCCAGCGCATCAGGACGAAGCCAAAAGACGGGAGAGCCTGGAGGCCCTCGGAGACTCGGTCCACCCTTTCATCATTTACCAAGAGACCAGCGGCATCTGGATCAAT GTCCATGACATCTTCCATCCTTTCATCCAAACCAGTGATGACGAGATCACTTTCATCACAGTAAACGAGTCCAAAACTGGCTTCTGCCACCTGTATAAGATCACCTCAGTGTTACAGCGGGGCAGCCATCACTGGGCCAAAGGCTACACGCACTCTGAAG aTGATTTCAAGTGTCCAGTCAAAGAGGAGGTGATGGTGACCAGTGGGGAATGGGAGGTGCTGGCCAATCATGGCGCAAAG CGTTCATCCAGCCCTCAGATTTGGGTGGATGAGGCAGCCAAGCTGGTTTACTTTCAGGGAACCAAAGACTCTCCTCTGGAGCATCACCTCTACGTGGTGAGCTACGACTCGCCGGGTGAAATCGTCCGACTCACCAAACCTGGCTTCtcccacagctgctctgtgagccAG ACCTTTGACATGTTTATCAGCCATTACAGCAGCCTGACCACTGCGCCGTGTGTCCACATTTACAAGCTGAATGGCTCAGACAGCGACCCTCTGCACAAAGAGCCCCAGTTTTGGGCGAGCATGATGGAATCTTCTG CTTTCCCACTTGACGGCACACCTCCAGAGATCTTTAGCTTCACAGGCAAGTCGGGTTTCGAGCTGTACGGCATGCTGTACAAACCGGAGAAGCTAGTCCCCGGGAGGAAGCACCCCACCGTCGTCTTTGTCTATGGTGGTCCTCAG GTGCAGTTAGTGAACAATTCTTATAAAGGGGTGAAGTACCTGCGGCTGAGCACGCTGGCCTCTTTGGGCTACGTTGTGCTTGTTATCGATGGGCGGGGCTCCTGCCAGCGAGGCCTCAAGTTTGAAGGAGCTGTGAAGGACAGAATG GGTCAGGTGGAGATTGAAGACCAGGTGGAGGGTTTGCACTACATCGCAGACAAGTACAAGTTTGTAGACTTGAGTCGCGTCGCCATCCACGGCTGGTCGTACGGCGGCTTCCTGTCCCTCATGGGCCTCATCCACAGACCCGACGTCTTTAAG GTTGCTATCGCGGGCGCTCCGGTGACGTTGTGGATGGCCTATGACACCGGCTACACGGAGCGATATTTGGACACCCCCGAAAAAAACCAGAGGGGATACGAAGCTTGTTCTGTCGCTCTGCATGTTGACAAGCTTCCCAATGA GCCCAACAGGTTGCTGATCCTGCATGGATTCTTAGACGAGAACGTGCACTTTTTCCACACTAACTTCCTCGTGTCTCAACTCATCCGAGCAGGGAAACCGTACAGCTTGCAG GTTTACCCCAACGAGCGACACAGCATCAGATGTCCAGAGTCCGGAGAGCATTATGAGATTACACTGCTGCACTTCCTCCAGCAGAACCTCTGA
- the LOC134643446 gene encoding dipeptidyl peptidase 9-like isoform X1 gives MRNAQLEYGKLKNSSSSMKKCRDVGQEQGLNPRCQVWFSLVEQLMHRVKRPKIEDKTEDGEVSVRAALAGMTGVDELSDSTEVVEMEDVSSTQFQVEKHSWDGLRKIIHNSRKNTGVVINKAPHDFQFIQKDESSPHSHRIYYLGMPYASRENALLYSDIPKKIRKDALLVLSWKPMLDHFQASPHHGGFSREEELLRERKRLGVSGITSYDYHRPSGLFLFQANSSLYYCRDGGNSSFITSPMNPTEITSQNSGTRMDPKICPGDPSFIGFINNNDIWVTSIETGEEKRLTFCHKGIDNPKEDPKSAGVATFVTQEEFDRFTGYWWCPAAREEADGGKTLQVLYEEVDESEVEIIHVPSPALEERKTDVYRYPHAGSKNPDITLKIAEIRTDSQGRIVSTQEKELPVPFNSLFPRAEYITRAGWTKDGRYAWAVMMDRRQQNLQLVLLPPELFIPAHQDEAKRRESLEALGDSVHPFIIYQETSGIWINVHDIFHPFIQTSDDEITFITVNESKTGFCHLYKITSVLQRGSHHWAKGYTHSEDDFKCPVKEEVMVTSGEWEVLANHGAKRSSSPQIWVDEAAKLVYFQGTKDSPLEHHLYVVSYDSPGEIVRLTKPGFSHSCSVSQTFDMFISHYSSLTTAPCVHIYKLNGSDSDPLHKEPQFWASMMESSAFPLDGTPPEIFSFTGKSGFELYGMLYKPEKLVPGRKHPTVVFVYGGPQVQLVNNSYKGVKYLRLSTLASLGYVVLVIDGRGSCQRGLKFEGAVKDRMGQVEIEDQVEGLHYIADKYKFVDLSRVAIHGWSYGGFLSLMGLIHRPDVFKVAIAGAPVTLWMAYDTGYTERYLDTPEKNQRGYEACSVALHVDKLPNEPNRLLILHGFLDENVHFFHTNFLVSQLIRAGKPYSLQVYPNERHSIRCPESGEHYEITLLHFLQQNL, from the exons ATGAGAAATGCTCAGCTGGAATATGGCAAGCTGAAGAACAGCAGCTCCTCCATGAAGAAGTGCAGAGATGTGGGACAAGAGCAGGGCCTCAACCCCA GGTGTCAGGTCTGGTTCAGTCTGGTTGAACAGTTAATGCACAGAGTAAAGAGGCCGAAAATTGAAGACAAAACAGAAGACGGCGAGGTAAG TGTGAGAGCAGCACTGGCAGGCATGACCGGGGTGGACGAGCTCTCAGACAGCACAGAGGTGGTGGAGATGGAGGACGTGAGTTCCACCCAGTTCCAGGTGGAGAAACATTCGTGGGATGGCCTGCGGAAGATCATCCACAACAGCCGCAAAAACACCGGCGTGGTTATCAACAAGGCACCGCACGACTTCCAGTTCATCCAGAAAGACGAGAGCAGCCCGCACTCTCACCGCATCTACTACCTTG GAATGCCTTACGCCAGCAGGGAAAATGCGTTACTCTACTCAGACATTCCCAAGAAGATCCGCAAAGATGCCCTGTTGGTTTTGTCTTGGAAACCAATGCTGGATCACTTTCAG GCCAGCCCTCACCACGGAGGCTTCTCTCGGGAAGAAGAGCTGCTGCGAGAGAGGAAGCGTTTGGGGGTGTCTGGCATCACCTCCTATGACTACCACCGACCCAGCGGCCTCTTCCTGTTCCAGGCCAACAGCAGCCTGTACTACTGCCGTGATGGTGGGAACAGCAGCTTCATT actTCTCCGATGAATCCCACAGAGATTACGAGCCAGAATTCAGGCACACGTATGGACCCCAAGATCTGCCCCGGTGACCCCAGCTTCATCGGGTTCATCAACAACAATGACATTTGGGTGACTAGTATTGAGACAGGGGAAGAGAAGAGACTCACCTTCTGCCACAAAG GTATCGATAACCCCAAAGAGGATCCTAAATCTGCCGGCGTAGCCACTTTTGTCACCCAGGAAGAGTTTGATCGCTTCACTGGATACTGGTGGTGTCCGGCTGCTCGTGAAG AGGCAGACGGCGGGAAAACTCTACAGGTTCTCTATGAAGAGGTGGATGAGTCTGAGGTAGAGATCATCCACGTCCCGTCTCCGGCTCTGGAAGAGCGCAAGACAGATGTGTACAGATACCCACATGCAG GCAGCAAAAATCCTGATATCACCctcaaaatagcagaaatacgAACAGACAGTCAAGGCAGA ATTGTCAGCACACAGGAAAAGGAGCTACCTGTTCCCTTCAACAGCCTGTTCCCACGTGCAGAGTACATTACCAGAGCCGGATGGACCAAAGACGGCCGATA cgCGTGGGCGGTGATGATGGACCGACGGCAGCAGAATCTCCAGCTGGTCCTGCTGCCTCCTGAACTCTTCATCCCAGCGCATCAGGACGAAGCCAAAAGACGGGAGAGCCTGGAGGCCCTCGGAGACTCGGTCCACCCTTTCATCATTTACCAAGAGACCAGCGGCATCTGGATCAAT GTCCATGACATCTTCCATCCTTTCATCCAAACCAGTGATGACGAGATCACTTTCATCACAGTAAACGAGTCCAAAACTGGCTTCTGCCACCTGTATAAGATCACCTCAGTGTTACAGCGGGGCAGCCATCACTGGGCCAAAGGCTACACGCACTCTGAAG aTGATTTCAAGTGTCCAGTCAAAGAGGAGGTGATGGTGACCAGTGGGGAATGGGAGGTGCTGGCCAATCATGGCGCAAAG CGTTCATCCAGCCCTCAGATTTGGGTGGATGAGGCAGCCAAGCTGGTTTACTTTCAGGGAACCAAAGACTCTCCTCTGGAGCATCACCTCTACGTGGTGAGCTACGACTCGCCGGGTGAAATCGTCCGACTCACCAAACCTGGCTTCtcccacagctgctctgtgagccAG ACCTTTGACATGTTTATCAGCCATTACAGCAGCCTGACCACTGCGCCGTGTGTCCACATTTACAAGCTGAATGGCTCAGACAGCGACCCTCTGCACAAAGAGCCCCAGTTTTGGGCGAGCATGATGGAATCTTCTG CTTTCCCACTTGACGGCACACCTCCAGAGATCTTTAGCTTCACAGGCAAGTCGGGTTTCGAGCTGTACGGCATGCTGTACAAACCGGAGAAGCTAGTCCCCGGGAGGAAGCACCCCACCGTCGTCTTTGTCTATGGTGGTCCTCAG GTGCAGTTAGTGAACAATTCTTATAAAGGGGTGAAGTACCTGCGGCTGAGCACGCTGGCCTCTTTGGGCTACGTTGTGCTTGTTATCGATGGGCGGGGCTCCTGCCAGCGAGGCCTCAAGTTTGAAGGAGCTGTGAAGGACAGAATG GGTCAGGTGGAGATTGAAGACCAGGTGGAGGGTTTGCACTACATCGCAGACAAGTACAAGTTTGTAGACTTGAGTCGCGTCGCCATCCACGGCTGGTCGTACGGCGGCTTCCTGTCCCTCATGGGCCTCATCCACAGACCCGACGTCTTTAAG GTTGCTATCGCGGGCGCTCCGGTGACGTTGTGGATGGCCTATGACACCGGCTACACGGAGCGATATTTGGACACCCCCGAAAAAAACCAGAGGGGATACGAAGCTTGTTCTGTCGCTCTGCATGTTGACAAGCTTCCCAATGA GCCCAACAGGTTGCTGATCCTGCATGGATTCTTAGACGAGAACGTGCACTTTTTCCACACTAACTTCCTCGTGTCTCAACTCATCCGAGCAGGGAAACCGTACAGCTTGCAG GTTTACCCCAACGAGCGACACAGCATCAGATGTCCAGAGTCCGGAGAGCATTATGAGATTACACTGCTGCACTTCCTCCAGCAGAACCTCTGA